One window of the Tistrella bauzanensis genome contains the following:
- a CDS encoding ABC transporter permease: MALFLFRRLITLALTLLVAATVVFVVLEILPGDPAAVMLGLNAEPDTVAALRSQLGLDQPLADRFFGWLGGMLVGDFGRSYTYSVPVSELIGDRIAITVPLALLAILLSTAIALPLGVYAARNHNKLGDFGVMGFSQVGVAVPNFWFALLLIILFAVNLGWTPAGGFPGWDAGVGPVVAALALPAIALALPQAAILSRVTRSSVLEVLREDYVRTARAKGLNRSAALWRHAVPNALIPVVTILGLQVSSLLAGTIIIENVFALPGVGRLIFQAIAQRDLITVKSLVVIIAAVVVFVNFLVDMSYAALDPRLRRGGDMM, translated from the coding sequence ATGGCCCTGTTCCTGTTCCGACGGCTGATCACCCTGGCGCTGACCCTGCTGGTCGCCGCGACGGTCGTGTTCGTCGTGCTCGAAATCCTGCCGGGCGACCCCGCCGCGGTGATGCTGGGCCTGAATGCCGAGCCCGACACGGTGGCGGCGCTGCGGTCGCAGCTCGGGCTGGATCAGCCGCTGGCGGACCGGTTCTTCGGCTGGCTGGGCGGCATGCTGGTCGGCGATTTCGGCCGCTCCTATACCTATAGCGTGCCGGTGTCGGAGTTGATCGGCGACCGCATCGCCATCACCGTGCCGCTGGCGCTGCTTGCCATCCTGCTGTCCACCGCCATCGCCCTGCCACTTGGCGTCTATGCCGCGCGCAATCATAACAAGCTGGGTGATTTCGGCGTGATGGGCTTTTCGCAGGTGGGCGTCGCCGTGCCGAATTTCTGGTTCGCCCTGCTGCTGATCATCCTGTTCGCGGTCAATCTGGGCTGGACGCCGGCCGGCGGCTTTCCCGGCTGGGACGCCGGTGTCGGCCCGGTGGTCGCGGCCCTTGCCCTGCCGGCGATTGCGCTGGCACTGCCGCAGGCGGCCATCCTGTCACGCGTGACCCGGTCGTCGGTGCTGGAAGTGCTGCGCGAGGATTATGTCCGCACCGCCCGCGCCAAGGGCCTGAACCGCAGTGCCGCGCTGTGGCGCCACGCGGTGCCCAACGCGCTGATCCCGGTGGTCACCATCCTGGGCCTTCAGGTGTCGTCGCTGCTGGCCGGCACGATCATCATCGAGAACGTCTTCGCCCTGCCCGGTGTCGGCCGGCTGATCTTCCAGGCCATCGCGCAGCGCGACCTGATCACGGTGAAGAGCCTGGTGGTGATCATCGCGGCCGTGGTCGTGTTCGTGAATTTCCTGGTCGACATGTCCTATGCCGCCCTCGACCCGCGCCTGCGGCGCGGCGGGGACATGATGTGA
- a CDS encoding ABC transporter permease: protein MTQTTPTANPAPGSGPVTIRRPSPLVEIARRAAASRNFVIGGVLTLLFLGIAATSLFWTPLDPTRMSIRTRLQGPSDLNLLGTDQFGRDILSMIMTGAQNSILVGVVAVGIGLSLGTALGCLAAARRGWIEELVMRFSDFAFAFPALLSAVMITALLGPGAVNSILAIGIFNVPVFARVTRGAALAIWSREYVMAARLSGKGTVRITLHHVLPNIMSIIIVQATIQFALAILAEAGLSYLGLGTQPPTPSWGRMLNEAQTFIYMAPQLAIIPGLAIVFTVLGLNLLGDGLRDVLDPKLRRAR, encoded by the coding sequence ATGACCCAGACCACACCCACGGCCAACCCCGCTCCCGGATCCGGCCCCGTCACCATCCGCCGTCCCTCGCCGCTGGTCGAGATCGCGCGCCGGGCCGCCGCCAGCCGCAATTTCGTCATCGGCGGCGTGCTGACCCTGCTCTTCCTGGGCATCGCCGCGACCTCGCTGTTCTGGACACCGCTCGACCCCACCCGGATGAGCATCCGCACGCGGCTTCAGGGGCCGTCGGACCTCAATCTTCTGGGCACCGACCAGTTCGGCCGCGACATCCTGTCGATGATCATGACCGGCGCCCAGAACTCGATTCTGGTCGGCGTGGTCGCGGTCGGCATCGGCCTGTCGCTCGGCACGGCGCTGGGCTGTCTCGCCGCCGCCCGGCGCGGCTGGATCGAAGAGCTGGTGATGCGGTTCAGCGATTTCGCCTTCGCCTTTCCGGCGCTGCTCTCGGCGGTGATGATCACCGCGTTGCTGGGCCCCGGCGCCGTCAACTCGATCCTGGCGATCGGCATCTTCAACGTTCCGGTCTTCGCCCGCGTCACCCGTGGCGCCGCATTGGCCATCTGGTCGCGCGAATACGTCATGGCGGCGCGCCTCTCGGGTAAGGGCACGGTGCGCATCACCCTGCACCACGTACTGCCCAACATCATGTCGATCATCATCGTGCAGGCGACCATCCAGTTCGCGCTGGCGATTCTGGCGGAAGCGGGCCTCAGCTATCTGGGCCTCGGCACCCAGCCGCCCACACCAAGCTGGGGCCGGATGCTGAACGAGGCGCAGACCTTCATCTACATGGCGCCGCAGCTCGCGATCATTCCCGGCCTCGCGATCGTGTTCACGGTGCTGGGCCTGAACCTGCTGGGCGACGGCCTGCGCGACGTGCTCGACCCCAAGCTCCGGCGGGCGCGCTGA
- a CDS encoding ABC transporter ATP-binding protein produces MTAADAPLLAIDNLRVTLPTPDGPAPILRGVSFTVAPGQMLGLVGESGSGKSMTALAIMGLLPDKAMVEGSINLAGEELTRLTEAALCTRRGRNMAMIFQEPMTALNPVKTIGHQVSESMRLHLGLGRAEGDARARRLLERVGLNARRFPLDLYPHQLSGGQRQRVMIAAALACEPKLLIADEPTTALDVTIQAQILDLIVELVDEMGMGLVLITHDLGVIAETVDMTAVMYAGSIVEAAPTPALFDHMAHPYTHGLFAAIPHARGLEHAADGDGPAHTRPRLATIPGTVPDPRRLPPGCAFAGRCPRADDPCARPIPWTQLAPDHGVACIHPVARGEHIPEFAA; encoded by the coding sequence ATGACCGCTGCCGACGCGCCGCTGCTCGCGATCGACAATCTCCGGGTGACCCTGCCCACGCCCGACGGGCCCGCGCCGATCCTGCGCGGGGTCAGCTTCACCGTGGCGCCCGGCCAGATGCTGGGCCTGGTCGGCGAAAGCGGATCGGGCAAGTCGATGACAGCCCTTGCCATCATGGGCCTGCTGCCCGACAAGGCGATGGTCGAAGGCTCGATCAACCTTGCCGGCGAGGAACTCACCCGCTTGACCGAGGCGGCGCTGTGCACCCGCCGCGGCCGCAACATGGCGATGATCTTCCAGGAGCCGATGACCGCGCTGAACCCGGTCAAGACCATCGGTCATCAGGTGTCGGAAAGCATGCGCCTGCATCTGGGCCTGGGCCGCGCCGAGGGTGATGCCCGCGCGCGCCGGCTGCTGGAACGGGTGGGCCTGAACGCCCGGCGCTTTCCGCTCGACCTCTATCCCCATCAGCTGTCGGGCGGCCAGCGCCAGCGGGTGATGATCGCGGCGGCGCTGGCCTGCGAACCGAAGCTGCTGATCGCCGACGAGCCCACCACAGCACTCGACGTCACCATTCAGGCCCAGATCCTGGACCTGATCGTGGAACTGGTCGACGAGATGGGCATGGGTCTGGTGCTGATCACCCATGATCTGGGCGTCATCGCCGAAACCGTCGACATGACCGCGGTGATGTATGCGGGGTCGATCGTCGAGGCGGCCCCCACTCCGGCACTGTTCGACCACATGGCCCATCCCTATACCCATGGCCTGTTCGCGGCCATTCCCCATGCCCGCGGGCTGGAACATGCGGCCGATGGCGACGGCCCGGCCCATACCCGGCCCCGACTGGCCACGATCCCTGGCACCGTGCCCGATCCGCGCCGCCTGCCGCCGGGCTGCGCCTTCGCCGGCCGCTGCCCGCGCGCCGACGACCCTTGCGCCCGGCCGATCCCCTGGACACAGCTTGCGCCCGATCATGGCGTGGCCTGCATCCATCCGGTGGCGCGCGGCGAGCATATTCCGGAGTTCGCCGCATGA
- a CDS encoding ABC transporter ATP-binding protein, protein MSAAAQSMTPSISGAPATPLLQIEGLVREYRLPRESLFQTPPVLRALDGVDLQMAAGESVGIVGESGCGKSTLARTVVALESPSAGRVIFDGDDLFKLGRRDLLARRRDLQMVFQDPYGSLDPRHKVERVVAEPMEGLKTASMAERAERVAEALAQVGLRPADADRYPHEFSGGQRQRIAIARALITRPRLIVADEAVSALDVSVQSQVLNLMMDLQAAVGMGYLFISHDLGVVGHVTDRVAVMYLGRVVETGRTAEIFHNPAHPYTRTLLAAVPVPDPARSRRRRARQTADQGPALTPQASGQSRPACAFMPRCGRATDICGTERPELRPVDGGRLAACHHV, encoded by the coding sequence ATGAGCGCTGCCGCCCAGTCCATGACCCCGTCAATCTCTGGCGCGCCAGCCACCCCCCTGCTGCAGATCGAGGGGCTGGTGCGTGAATACCGCCTGCCCCGCGAAAGCCTGTTCCAGACGCCGCCGGTGCTGCGCGCGCTCGACGGCGTGGACCTTCAGATGGCGGCGGGCGAAAGCGTCGGCATCGTGGGCGAATCCGGCTGCGGCAAATCCACCCTCGCCCGTACCGTGGTGGCGCTGGAAAGCCCCAGCGCCGGGCGGGTGATCTTTGATGGCGACGACCTGTTCAAGCTGGGCCGGCGCGACCTGCTGGCCCGGCGGCGCGATCTGCAGATGGTGTTCCAGGATCCCTACGGCTCGCTGGACCCGCGCCACAAGGTGGAACGGGTGGTGGCCGAACCGATGGAGGGGCTGAAGACCGCCAGCATGGCCGAGCGCGCCGAGCGGGTGGCCGAGGCGCTGGCCCAGGTGGGGCTGCGGCCGGCCGATGCCGACCGCTATCCGCATGAATTCTCGGGCGGGCAGCGCCAGCGCATCGCCATCGCCCGCGCCCTGATCACCCGTCCCCGGCTGATCGTGGCCGACGAGGCGGTGTCGGCGCTGGACGTGTCGGTGCAGTCGCAGGTGCTGAACCTGATGATGGACCTGCAGGCCGCGGTCGGCATGGGCTATCTGTTCATCAGCCATGATCTGGGTGTGGTCGGCCATGTCACCGACCGGGTGGCGGTGATGTATCTGGGGCGCGTGGTCGAAACCGGCCGCACCGCCGAGATCTTCCACAACCCGGCCCATCCCTACACCCGCACCCTGCTCGCCGCCGTGCCGGTGCCCGATCCGGCGCGCAGCCGCCGCCGACGCGCCCGCCAGACGGCCGATCAGGGCCCGGCATTGACACCGCAGGCCTCCGGCCAGTCACGGCCCGCCTGCGCCTTCATGCCCCGCTGCGGCCGCGCCACCGACATCTGCGGCACCGAGCGGCCCGAGCTGCGCCCGGTGGACGGGGGTCGCCTGGCTGCCTGCCACCACGTCTGA